A region of Campylobacter armoricus DNA encodes the following proteins:
- the glmM gene encoding phosphoglucosamine mutase: MKLFGTDGVRGKAGEFLDSFLAMRLAMAAGIYFKDKAITSNILVGKDTRRSGYMIENAIVSGLTSIGYNVIEIGPMPTPAIAFLTEDMRCDAGIMISASHNPYYDNGIKFFDAHGNKLDEQAEAKIEEIYFNDKLIEEARTTKSQIGQAKRIDDVIGRYIVSIKNSFPKELTLKSLRVVLDVAHGASYKVAPTVFKELGADVIVINDKPNGLNINENCGALHPLNLALEVKKFRADVGFAFDGDADRLVVVDEKGEVAHGDSLLGVLALFLKKQGKLKSSVVSTIMSNGALKEFLNKHKITHETCNVGDKYVLEKLKECGGNFGGEQSGHIIFSDYAKTGDGLVAALQFSALMLSEAKSASEILNQVKPYPQLLHNLKISEKKDLTKLAGLEELKKDLEKKGIVSLFRYSGTENLIRLLLEAKDIKLLEKEMKAVESFFMKALNA, encoded by the coding sequence ATGAAACTTTTTGGAACTGATGGAGTGCGTGGAAAAGCGGGTGAGTTTTTGGATTCATTTTTAGCAATGCGTTTGGCTATGGCTGCTGGAATTTATTTTAAAGACAAAGCCATTACAAGCAATATCTTAGTAGGAAAAGATACAAGAAGAAGTGGTTATATGATAGAAAATGCTATTGTTTCAGGACTTACTTCTATAGGTTATAATGTTATAGAAATAGGACCTATGCCAACACCTGCTATTGCGTTTTTAACTGAAGATATGCGTTGTGATGCAGGGATTATGATATCAGCCTCGCATAATCCTTATTATGATAATGGCATTAAATTTTTTGATGCCCATGGAAACAAACTTGATGAGCAAGCAGAAGCAAAAATAGAAGAAATTTATTTTAATGATAAGCTTATAGAAGAAGCAAGAACAACAAAATCACAAATTGGTCAAGCAAAAAGAATTGATGATGTGATAGGAAGATATATCGTTTCTATAAAAAATTCTTTTCCTAAAGAGCTGACTTTAAAGTCTTTACGCGTTGTCTTAGATGTGGCTCATGGAGCTTCTTATAAGGTAGCACCTACGGTTTTTAAAGAATTAGGTGCAGATGTAATCGTGATAAATGATAAACCAAATGGTTTAAATATTAATGAAAATTGTGGAGCATTACACCCTTTAAATTTAGCTTTAGAGGTAAAGAAATTTAGAGCAGATGTGGGTTTTGCCTTTGATGGAGATGCAGATCGTTTGGTTGTGGTAGATGAAAAGGGTGAAGTAGCTCATGGAGATAGTCTTTTGGGTGTTTTAGCTTTGTTCTTAAAAAAACAAGGCAAGTTAAAATCAAGCGTAGTTAGCACTATTATGAGCAATGGCGCCTTAAAAGAGTTTTTAAATAAACATAAAATCACGCATGAAACTTGCAATGTAGGTGATAAATATGTTCTTGAAAAACTTAAAGAATGTGGTGGAAATTTTGGCGGTGAGCAAAGTGGTCATATTATTTTTAGTGATTATGCTAAGACGGGAGATGGCTTAGTCGCTGCTTTGCAATTTAGTGCTTTAATGCTTAGTGAAGCAAAAAGTGCAAGTGAAATTTTAAATCAAGTTAAGCCTTATCCACAACTTTTGCATAATCTTAAAATTTCAGAGAAAAAAGACTTAACAAAATTAGCAGGATTAGAAGAATTAAAAAAAGATTTAGAAAAAAAAGGAATTGTTAGTTTATTTAGATATTCAGGAACTGAAAATTTGATAAGATTATTGCTGGAAGCAAAAGATATTAAGCTTTTAGAAAAAGAAATGAAAGCTGTTGAAAGCTTTTTTATGAAAGCATTGAATGCTTAA